The Branchiostoma lanceolatum isolate klBraLanc5 chromosome 5, klBraLanc5.hap2, whole genome shotgun sequence region CTAAAAAATCTTCAATCTCATACTATAGAATCTACCATGTACAAATCATGCTTTGATTACAATTGCTTGTATGTTTTCACTCCAAGGGACCCGAGCCACAAGCCTTAACAGTCGGCCGTATTGGAGACCAGACTGTGATTTTCGTTGGGAACGAGAAAACGTCGGACATCTTTATCTACAGTCTACGGGACGGGGAGACGTTTGTGCCGAAGCTGGAAAGTGTGTACCGCGGGGGTAGGACGAACCTGACCTGGGCAGAGGCGTACAGGGCCAGAGAAGTGGGAGACATCACCCCAGAAGATCTCATGTTAGTAGATAATAGAATTATTTTAGTGACGCTATACGTCAATGTGTTCAACTGCGATGATACTATTTGTTTTGCCCGCTAAGGGTGTCTTTATATATTTCCGTCGTATATTTCGGTCTGCAAATTTGTTATGCCCGAACCTCAGGATGAACAACATTTATGCATTACAGTTGGGGCCTAATGAGGGTCCTCAATTAATCAGAAAGATTTGCATAGATTAGCCATTGCAAAAAGCATTAAGCGTGAAGGCTAGAGATGTATGCATACCAtcggatggcgttcagcaccaaggacagatgtcaATAGAAACGGTAGCGCATGCATTGACGCTAATTATACTGAGACACCACGCTGCCTGGTAATGGTGTAGATTTCTGAGCAAAAGTAACTTCGATGGTCTGACACAAGTCACAAGCGTTAGCAAATCAATAACTTTCTATTTGTCAATGTATCAAACTAAAGATTCTCTCTTTCTTTACTACAAGATTTATTCCGTCAGACCGCAGCCCGAATGGACGACCACTGCTGCTAGTTGACGGGACAGTCAGTGGGACCGTTTCCGTGTACGAAGTCGTGGACACCAGTGAAACCTCGACAGCAGTGAGCCTACTTTTTAATTAAATGAAGAGAGGTGCGTTTATCTCTGATGTAAGAATCTATGTACACTTTTGGGCCCTTGTGGAACGGGTATTGGTTTGTACATTATGGAATGTGGATATTAACTTGTCAAAGTCTGACGCTTCGTTATGTTCCCTACACAGTGCCGTGCCACATCGATGCCAGACGCGGTCCTCTGGAGCTTAATACTCGTGTTTTTCACCTTCTTCAACGAGCAGTTTTGTATGATACACTGATTCTTGAATTGAGGTCCTAATTGTACACATGATCACACAAAATAGATAGCTTTTGATATCTTTCTATCATGTACGTAGTAAAGATAGTTTAGTATAAATGTCCTGAgctatacccccccccccctttgaaatgaatagataaagcgAAGTTAAGTTAAGTACTTAAGTGAAGTAAACGTGGTACACATTTATACCATCCACTCCCGTGTACAGTATAACGCATAGAACACTAAGTGAAACGCTGGCTGCACGATCAGAGCGACTTGGGCCATGAAAGAAATCGTCCTTCCAACACCCTTGTTGAAGTCAACCGCAGGCTGATAGTAATCTCCAGAATGTAAACCCACCTTCCACAGCCATGCGATAAAAATATTGTAAACCGCAATCAAATATATCGAATACACAGCATAACTTATGTATAACGGATACCCGCTGATGAATACGTCAATCATCGCTAGAAAAGTGTTACATCCGTGTTTCATGACGGTCCCGGGTCCCGTTCGCGTGATAACACACCAGTACAGGACTGCAATGGCAAGACTAGGCGCCAGGGCGGCACTGTAGAGCGCACGGGACACGTGGTGGTACCACTGCAGCGGTGCTTGTCGGTCGAATGTCGGGTTGACGTGGTAGTTGTAAGCGAGAACTGCACTCCAGCTGTGAGTACAAAGAACTTAAATAAGCCGCTGTCCAAGTTGTTCGACTTCTGTCACAAGGTTTTCAGTCGAAGGCACGGCACAACATTAACTGACCATACGAAAATTTTATTTGAATTTCGTACGACACATTTAGAACTGTCCTGAAAATGTCATAGTTTTGCTGTCATAAACCTGTCACACGACGTAAGTGAAAGGGCCTTAAGCCGTATTTTGTTAACAAATATATCACATGCAGTAAAACAATTATGTaatcaagatacatgtacatgctggaTTCATAGtgtcttatgctagggtcacattttcaagccggggcccgaccgggctgtttcgttgtcttttatatcgtatatttcgttcccgcaagctacccggccgggccccgctttggaaatgtgaacaTGGCATTCAGAGGACATACGTCAGATGTACAACTGCAAACTGAAACTTACCAAAAATGTAGAACAAGAAGAGTGAGTCCCCAGTGTGTGTACCGAGTGGGCCAGTATAGAGCTTGGTTGTTTCTACACTTACTCCATAGATCAGACAGAAGGTAAGACAAGGAGATGGCGGCAACGGCGAGGCGATATACAACAAACGGTGCTTGGTTCACCATCCACTACAACACAATGGTAAAGAAGCATAGAAATAGAAATGGCAAGGAAGAAGACAAGACAAAACTACACATGAGGTCACAATCACACAAGTGTGAAACTTGTCTTTCAACACGACGTTGCTTTTAACTTATATCATTGATTGCTACACGTCCAAAATAGTTCACATTTTCGAAATTCAAAGCCTTCAAAACTTTCAGGAAGCGCCAAATAAAACGTATGTAACGTAACTAAACCCAGTCCACCCTTTTCCTACACTGTTTTAACGCAAGGTATACTTACGGGCGAGGTAGTGAAGTCCTTTGCGTATACACCAGCCTTTACTTCGCTTTGTACTTGAACACTTTCCTCTTTCTTGTCGTCTGCTCCGGATCCGTGGATAAATACCATCAGACAAATCAATAGGAGCCATCTGAATAAACGTAGTagattcatgtcactttttgGTTTTGAATATGGGAAAATGTCAACTTGTTGCTAGATGTGAAGGAAAACGGTTTCTAATTACCGTAGAACATGTTTGCCTCCGAATCAACTTGGGAGGTTCAAGTAAACACGTCTGAGTCGGTGGAGTACAGGATGCAGACTGTCTACCATGTGTTAGAAGAAGTGGCCGTATATCATGGGGACTGTACATTATATATGTGTTGGGGTATATCATATCACTTCACAAGATGTTTCACCATTCTTGATGCTAATACCAACAGCTTTGCGTGATTCTTATGTTATGTTAACATCATCGAGCTCGAAAAAGTCACCCTGAGTGCGTGTTGAATGTTTACGCTTTCTAGACTGAACCCTCCATTTATGTGATAGTGGTGAGCGCATGCAGCGGATTATATCTATGTATTTGTCGCTGTCCcaccctcctcagcaggcccgactcgctcggtacgttacctcccgcaTGGAGGTAACGAGTCCggcctgctgaggagggtgTGATGTCCCAACAATAATCCTTAATCAGATTCACAGAGCAACATTCCACCGAACACTCAATGTACGTAGACATATTTACATCAAGGAAGTTTGTTTACATCAAGTCAGAACTCAATACCTTCGTACTGCTGGCCGATGCGAGAGTTTGTGTTGCGTGGACGCCATCACGATGACCAGACCACAGTCTACGGATTACAAGAGCAAGTCTGTCGATCACAGCTATATTTTGTCGAGACCGATCGACAGATTTTGTCTGCCCGGAATTTCGACCTCCAGATTCTCCGATTCAGGAACTAGAATgacatgacctttgacacagaGAAACCCGCTTGGCAACTTCCTGGTGCCCTTAAATCAATTTAACGTTACAGAATGATCTGTCTAGCAACAGACATATCAGAATATGTGGTCTATTCTGTTGAAATATTTGGTTTAGTTGCATCGATCATGTGTACAACGCCGTCAATCATTTCAGTCAAGCAAGTTTAGTCGGTCTGGCTGACATGTTTGAACACTATCTCTTTCGCGCCACGCCCATCTCCCGCGGCATGACGGGAA contains the following coding sequences:
- the LOC136434890 gene encoding uncharacterized protein, with protein sequence MASTQHKLSHRPAVRRWLLLICLMVFIHGSGADDKKEESVQVQSEVKAGVYAKDFTTSPWMVNQAPFVVYRLAVAAISLSYLLSDLWSKCRNNQALYWPTRYTHWGLTLLVLHFCWSAVLAYNYHVNPTFDRQAPLQWYHHVSRALYSAALAPSLAIAVLYWCVITRTGPGTVMKHGCNTFLAMIDVFISGYPLYISYAVYSIYLIAVYNIFIAWLWKVGLHSGDYYQPAVDFNKGVGRTISFMAQVALIVQPAFHLVFYALYCTREWMV